DNA sequence from the Thermodesulfobacteriota bacterium genome:
GATCGCGGGAATGTTACGGATAATGGTACCGATTTCCGGGATAATGCGCTGGAGCTTCTGGGTTTCGCCGATTTGAAAGCGATCTTTAAGCACCTGAATAATTTGAGGGATACCGAAAGCCCCGATGAGCACCGGTACCACCTCGACACCACTTTCCAGTTCGGTAATACCAAAGGTGAAACGTGGGTAGAATTGAAGCAGATCCCGACCCACACAAGCCAGAAAAAGCCCTAAAAAACCGGAGATCCAGCCTTTAATGACCAGATCGGGGCTGGTCAGTGTGCCGCTGATCAGAATGCCGAAAAAGGCCAGCAGAAAAAATTCAAACGAAGTAAATTGCAGTGCAAAGTAAGAAATTAACGGTGAGATGCTGACCACAAAAATGATACTGATGGACGTGCCGATGGCGGAAGCCGTGGTGGTCAATCCGATGGCCCGGCCCCCTTCGCCCTTGCAGGCCAGAGGGTATCCGTCCAAAGCGGTGGCGGCAGCGGCGGCTGTTCCGGGAATATTGATCAAAATGGACGCATAGGATCCACCATAGGTTCCGCCGACATAAATGGCTAACAGGCACACCATGGCAAGGGCCGTATCCATACCGTAGGTCAATGCGGTTAGCAGGGCCACCCCCAGTGTGGAAGTCAAGCCCGGCATGGCACCGAAAATAATTCCCAAAATCACCGATCCAAAAAGGATGGCCAGGTTCACCGGGTCCGAGGCAAGATGAAATACAATTTCAAAAAAAGACCAGATACGGTCAAAAACCATCATAACAGTCAGCACTCCTGCAGGTGAAATTTCTAAAATTCAAAGTACCAAATGGCATCCATGGCCGCCACAATCAGGCCTTCGGTCGGCATGGGAACCAATAAAAGATATTTAAATATCGGGCCGATTAAAAACGGTGTCACCACGGCCAGAATGAGACTGGTTCTATATTTTTTGCGCAGAGCCGGAACGCTGCGAATTAAGAACCAGGTATAGATGCAATAGGATAAAATAAAGACAATCATGAGCCAATCGCTGGCAAAGGGCAGGATCGGCTTCAAAATGGCCGGAGCATTCAGTACAAAGTAAATGATGAAAAAAATGGTTCCGGCCAGATAGAAAACCAGCATTTTTTTCAACAGACGATCATCGTCAAAGTAAAACATGCTGATGAAGACCATCAGAAAATGAACACTGCACAGGAAGAAATCGATCCGGGAAATATTTAAATAGACCAGACTGAAAAATAACACCGTGATTGCGTAAAATCGGATGTTTGATGGGGTTTTCAGAAAACGGGTCATATCCATACTGATCAGCCAGCCAAGGACACGTCTAACCTCTTTCAGCCCAACTTCTTTCACAGCGGTTCGAACCAACAACGCACCCAGCAGCATAATCATGGCACCGACGAACAGGGGAAAAAGTGCGGGTGATACAAACCAGACGTTCTGTACGCCTCCCCAGGAATCTTTCATAGGCATTTTGGCGGCCTGACTGATAATCCATAATCCGAACAGAAAAATGATGCTGCCGGAAAATATGTCCGCCTTGCGTAGCTTATCCTTTTCCATCATGGTAAACGGTCCTTCATTTTTGCCGGTTTGCGTGTTCTCAGTACCTATACGATGCACCTCACCGCTGCAGGGGTCGGAATTCTTAAAGATACCGATCCTTACATCGGTGTTGATTCACCGTGGAATCGAGGAATTTTCCATAGTATGACAGTCGTTCCCTTATACTCCGGCGCAGGGGGTGCGAGAATCCATTTGCTTAGAATAGAGCCATCATAAATGATCATGGGCGCCCATGATCCTCGATTTTTAGGTCACTAAGGCTTTGGAATACCGAGTTTTGCGGGATTGACCGTAGCGGCTTTTAATTCCCACAGTGTCCATGCAAAATTGGACTCCAAGGCGCTGAATACTTTTTTTGACTCCGCCCCGGTTTTGCCCGAAAGCAGGTAGTAATTTTCTTTGGCCCAGTTTTTGACTTTGCTGGTGGCCATTGCTTTTTTAAATGCCTTCACCAGAGTTGCCTTGGCTGCTTTAGGCGCGTCGGCTGGAACGGCAAATCCGATCGCTTGAGAAATAGGCAGATATTTGGATAATCCGGGATACGAATCAAACGAAGACGGGATCGTTCCCAACCCTTCCACCTTGAAAGAATCCGGGATCAGCATTCCCAGTGCCCTTAATTTGCCTCCGCGCAGAAGCTGCTGTTGTTCTGCCAGAGAAGTGACCACCACCTGAACCTCGCCGGTCATGGCTGCATTCTGGCTGGGAGCGGAACCCTTGTAGGGAATAAAGTTAAAGTCGGCCCCGGAGCCGTTTTCCACTGCCAGCAGATTCAAATGGTGAATGGAGCCTGCACCGCTGGCTGCCGCTTTGATGCTGTTGGGTTTTTTCTTGGCAGCTTCAATGAGGTCCTTAAGGGTTTTGTAAGGCGTGTCAGGTGTGACGGATAGTACATCCGGAGATCCACCCACAATAAAGGTGTCCCACACATCGAACTTCTTGTTCCAGCCCCCCTGGACACCGGCAGTGACATTCGATTCGGAAAGACCGCACAGCGTATATCCATCGTGGGGCCGGGAGTAGGCATAGCTCATTCCCACCGAACCGGCCACACCTCCCGTTTTGTTAATGACGTTGACATTCACACCCAGGAATTTTGACATCTCAGCGTGGATAATTCGGTTGCAGGTATCGGTTCCACCGCCGGCGCCCCAGACGACCACGGCTGTGATATTTCGTTTGGGAAAGCTTTTGGCATACACACCGGTCGTTACCGCCAACAATATTACCAGACAGATAAGTAAAATCTTTCTCATTTGATTATTCCTCCGCTTAAATTTGTTGTTTAAATGAGCTCAAAGCATTGCCGGTCACCCTTGCCATCTTAACCTTTGATTTAAGCCAGCCATAGAGTAAAACTTTGTTTCATTGCTGATTCTTCCATGCCATGTTTGTCAATCCTTTCGAGCGGGCAAGGAGCTTGGCCGACCGATTTGCTTTGAGCGACCCTTCCTATTTTTTTATCCCCCCTTTCTATTTTGCGTTTCCTGCATAATGCCGATTAAAGCCTCGTGAAAGACAAAAAGAACAGATCCGCAGCTAAATGAGCGAAAAATTATAATGACGCTTATCCCTCTATATTATTCTAAATCCAACCCGCGGTGTTAAAGTGATCGGAAACAAATGTTCCCGGCGGTACCAGGCGGTTGCAATATTTCATATCCTCACTGTTTAACTTAATTTTGCTTGCCGAAAGTAATTCCTTTAAATGATTTAGGGTTCTGGGGCCGATGATGACGGAAGTGACTGAATGGTTCCTTAGAATCCAGGCCACTGCTATTTGAGCCAAAGTGCAGCCCTTTGCTGATGCACACCTGTTCAGATCGAGAGCGACGTCAACCCCTTTCTGTGTAATACGTTCTGCAAATATTTTTTTTTGTGAACCACGGCTTTGTTTTGGCAGTCTGGCCGCATTCTTATATCGACCGGCCAACACACCCTGAGCCAGTGGGGACCACGTCATCATTCCCAGATCGTAAGCCTGGCACATGGGTAAAATCTCATTTTCTATGCGGCGATCAAGCAGGTTGTACGGTGATTGTTCACAGATAAACTTGGGATACCGGTTGGTCTCGGCAATCCATAGTGCTTCGACCACCCGCCAGGCTGGATGGGTGGAGCAGGCGATATATCTGATCTTTCCCTGACGGATCAGAAGATCCAAAGCTTCCAGAGTCTCTTTCTGGGGTACGCTGAAATCTGTCCGATGTAAAAAGTAAATGTCGATGATGTCTGTTTTTAGCTGTTTGAGGCTCTTTTCGCAGGCATTGATGATGTGGTACTTAGTGTTTCCGCAATCGTTCGGTCCATTGCCTGTTTTACTAAAGACCTTGCTGGTAATGAGGACTTTTTGACGTTTGTGGCTTTTAACCAATGCATCGCCCAGTATTTTTTCACTTTGACCGTCGGCATAAACATCGGCGCAGTCAATAAGGTTGATACCGGCATCGATAGCTGCATCAATTATGTTTACAGCTTCTGAAGCCGGGGTGGGATATCCAAAATTCATGGTTCCCAGTGCCAGCTCGGAAACTTTTAGGCCTGATCTTCCCAGACGCCGGTAATTCACAAGATCTCCCCTCCTATGACAATAGATGCTGCAATGCGGCTAATGGTTGACAGCCAATGATCGCTTTCCGATTTCATTCTTTAAAAAATCAATGGTACGGATAAAATGCTGTCGCATAAGCTCTTCGGCATCGGCAGATTCACGACTGCAGATCGCCTCAATCATTGCCCGATGTTCGTGTATGGTTTCATCCGGCGGCCGCACCAATCCTTCTGAAGAAATCACCTGATATGAAAAACTAATGATATTATACACTTGTAAAATGCTTTTTAAAAATTCCTTGGATCCGATTTCAGTGACGTAGCTGTGAAACTGCCGATCCTCCCTGGCGTACGCCTTGTATTGGGTATGTTTGATGGGGGGTGAAAACTGCTTGAAAAAACGGCTGAGCTTGTTAATTTGGCTATCACTGATACAAATTGCCGCCCTTCTGGCCGCCAGTCCTTCGAGCACTTCCCGTAATTCAAATATGGTGACCATTTCCTGAACGGTAAACAGGCGGACAAAAAAACCTTTGCGGGGCTTGGCTTCAACCAGTTTTTCTTTTTCCAGATACTTGAGTGCGCTGACCAGCGGGGTTCGGCTGATGCCCAGCTCATGGGCCAATTTTTCCTGAGGGATTTTATCTCCGGGTAGAAGTTTGCGGTTAATGATCATTTCTTTGATAATCAGGTAAGCCTTTTGATCCAGATTTTCGTATTCCGCTCCCAGGTTTTTCATCCATCCTCCTTTCCAGAAGATCTAACGACTCGACGGGAATAAGCTTTAGATTAGAGAGAAACACACCTAACCACATTTTGCATTTTGTATGCAAAATTTAGTATGCAGAACTCCTAGTATCTGTCAAGAAAAATCTTCGTTTTTTATCTTGAATTATAATATCGTCTGTTTTGTTGCAGTGTTAAGGGAAAGCATTGGAAAGGGATTTCAAGAAAAATTTCTGTTTCGCATCATTAAACTGATTCCAAACCATGGACCGTCAGGATAAAAATGTTTTTTTTATTTTTTACCGTGAAGCAAACCAATGGTACGACGTTGAGTTAAAATTTATAGGAAGCTCAGCACAAGCAGAAGAAGCGGAAGAACCACCACCAACATTGCTGTGGTAAAAAACCAGCACGAGTTGGCCAGGTCGATATCCAGGTCGTATATCGATGGAGGGATCAAGGCGTTGAAAGCCACCGGCATGGCGGAAAGAATAACGATCACTTTCAAGGGGAGACCGTTATCGATGGTATCAAAACCGATGAGATAGGCCAAGCAAACGGTCAACACCGGCACCAATACGAATTTTATAATAGATACGGCCACGCATTCTTTTATATAGTCC
Encoded proteins:
- a CDS encoding aldo/keto reductase; its protein translation is MNYRRLGRSGLKVSELALGTMNFGYPTPASEAVNIIDAAIDAGINLIDCADVYADGQSEKILGDALVKSHKRQKVLITSKVFSKTGNGPNDCGNTKYHIINACEKSLKQLKTDIIDIYFLHRTDFSVPQKETLEALDLLIRQGKIRYIACSTHPAWRVVEALWIAETNRYPKFICEQSPYNLLDRRIENEILPMCQAYDLGMMTWSPLAQGVLAGRYKNAARLPKQSRGSQKKIFAERITQKGVDVALDLNRCASAKGCTLAQIAVAWILRNHSVTSVIIGPRTLNHLKELLSASKIKLNSEDMKYCNRLVPPGTFVSDHFNTAGWI
- a CDS encoding GntR family transcriptional regulator, coding for MKNLGAEYENLDQKAYLIIKEMIINRKLLPGDKIPQEKLAHELGISRTPLVSALKYLEKEKLVEAKPRKGFFVRLFTVQEMVTIFELREVLEGLAARRAAICISDSQINKLSRFFKQFSPPIKHTQYKAYAREDRQFHSYVTEIGSKEFLKSILQVYNIISFSYQVISSEGLVRPPDETIHEHRAMIEAICSRESADAEELMRQHFIRTIDFLKNEIGKRSLAVNH
- a CDS encoding tripartite tricarboxylate transporter substrate binding protein, which codes for MRKILLICLVILLAVTTGVYAKSFPKRNITAVVVWGAGGGTDTCNRIIHAEMSKFLGVNVNVINKTGGVAGSVGMSYAYSRPHDGYTLCGLSESNVTAGVQGGWNKKFDVWDTFIVGGSPDVLSVTPDTPYKTLKDLIEAAKKKPNSIKAAASGAGSIHHLNLLAVENGSGADFNFIPYKGSAPSQNAAMTGEVQVVVTSLAEQQQLLRGGKLRALGMLIPDSFKVEGLGTIPSSFDSYPGLSKYLPISQAIGFAVPADAPKAAKATLVKAFKKAMATSKVKNWAKENYYLLSGKTGAESKKVFSALESNFAWTLWELKAATVNPAKLGIPKP